The following proteins are co-located in the Bacillus pumilus genome:
- the addA gene encoding helicase-exonuclease AddAB subunit AddA has product MQIPKPNNSTWTDDQWEAIVSEGQDILVAAAAGSGKTAVLVERLIRKMTRPEDPVDVDRLLVVTFTNASAAEMKHRITEALEKELSKNPGSLHMRRQLSLMNRANISTLHSFCLQVLRTFYYEIDLDPGFRLADQTEGELLGDEVLDELFEDEYKAGKPAFFELVDRYTSDRHDLDLQWLVKRIYEFSRSHPSPEQWMRAFLSLYDVDAQTKVEKLPFYPYIREDLSLVFRSCQELLERALTLSKEPGGPAPRAENFIDDLEQVHELIRHQDDFEKLYELLPNINFKRLKTCKGDEYDPVLLEKATEARNQAKKQLEKLKDEYFMRSPAQHLNSLAEMKPVVETLVELVIQFGERFERAKQEKSIVDFSDLEHYCLRILAKQDAEGNLIETEAAKYYQQQFEEVLVDEYQDTNLVQETILKLVSKGEHPAEGNLFMVGDVKQSIYRFRLAEPMLFLNKYKHFKTDGNETGKRIDLNKNFRSRSDVLDCTNFLFKQLMGETVGEIEYDEQAELKLGASYPQSKDTTTEMLLVHLDQHEAESDEEREELETVQFEARVIAKKIKELVEQPFQVYDAKQQMTRNLQYRDIVILLRSMPWAPQMMEELKKQGIPVYANLSSGYFEATEVSVILSLLKVIDNPYQDIPLAAVLRSPIVHLDENEMALMRTSDKKGTYYDAVKAFMSVTHSDHPTCKKLERFFRFLRKWRDFSMNHSVAELIWEVYRDTQYVDYVGGMPGGKQRQANLRALYDRAKQYEKAAFRGLFRFLRFIERMQERGDDLGAAKTFSETEDVVRMMTIHSSKGLEFPVVFTAGLGRNFNMMDLNQSYLLDKELGFGSKYIHPELRISYATLPLVAMKKKMRKELLSEELRVLYVALTRAKEKLFLVGSVKNQVKALSKWQNAANGEEWLLPDFERYQAKTYLDFIGPALIRHQAMSSILEEAGDVVLSHPSSFTISFTQASDLLKEDVSLEKKQHDEVVQALMEGLPVEGRGDYEEEVAERLSWKYPYVAASQVGTKQSVSEIKRMKEVQDEYSVPASIRKARATLYDRPAFMKKKTLTAAEQGTAMHTVMQHIPLPSEEPYDESRIEQLLDSLQQRDLLTDEQILSIDREGIMAFFSTSIGQKLRKADWVKREVSFSMILPVKEVYSHIDAEDEPVLIQGMIDCLFEVDGKLYLLDYKTDRVQGRYSGGLEAAESILKKRYETQLALYAAAVERLTNRSLEGKILYFFDGNLEISL; this is encoded by the coding sequence ATGCAAATACCAAAACCGAATAACAGTACTTGGACGGATGACCAATGGGAAGCCATCGTTTCAGAAGGACAGGATATCCTTGTTGCTGCTGCGGCGGGGTCAGGTAAAACGGCTGTCTTGGTTGAACGGCTGATTCGAAAAATGACCCGGCCTGAGGATCCAGTTGACGTAGACCGTCTGCTCGTTGTGACTTTTACAAATGCATCTGCGGCAGAAATGAAGCACCGGATCACTGAAGCACTTGAAAAAGAGTTATCCAAAAACCCAGGGTCACTTCATATGAGAAGACAGCTGTCCCTCATGAATCGAGCCAATATTTCTACCTTGCACTCCTTTTGCTTGCAAGTTCTACGCACCTTTTATTATGAGATTGATCTTGATCCAGGCTTCCGTTTGGCTGATCAAACAGAAGGAGAATTATTAGGAGATGAAGTGTTAGATGAGCTGTTTGAAGATGAATATAAGGCTGGAAAGCCAGCATTCTTTGAACTGGTTGATCGTTACACATCGGATCGGCATGACTTAGATTTGCAATGGCTCGTGAAAAGAATTTATGAATTTTCTAGGTCTCATCCTTCTCCGGAGCAATGGATGCGGGCATTCCTTTCTCTTTATGATGTGGATGCACAAACAAAAGTAGAAAAATTACCATTTTATCCATATATAAGAGAGGATCTTTCTCTCGTTTTCCGGAGCTGTCAGGAGCTGCTCGAACGAGCTCTTACCCTATCAAAAGAGCCGGGTGGTCCAGCACCGAGAGCAGAGAATTTTATAGATGATTTAGAGCAAGTACATGAATTAATCAGGCATCAAGATGATTTTGAGAAGCTTTATGAGCTCTTACCGAACATCAATTTTAAAAGGCTAAAGACGTGCAAAGGGGACGAATACGACCCTGTTCTGTTAGAAAAAGCCACAGAGGCACGCAATCAAGCGAAAAAACAATTAGAAAAGCTAAAAGATGAATACTTTATGCGCAGTCCTGCACAGCATTTAAATAGCTTGGCTGAAATGAAGCCAGTTGTTGAGACCCTTGTGGAGCTTGTCATCCAATTTGGAGAACGTTTCGAAAGAGCAAAACAAGAAAAATCAATCGTAGACTTTTCAGATTTAGAGCATTATTGCTTACGCATTTTAGCGAAGCAGGACGCGGAAGGAAATTTGATCGAAACAGAAGCAGCTAAATACTATCAACAGCAATTTGAAGAAGTGCTCGTTGATGAATACCAGGATACAAACCTTGTACAAGAAACGATTTTAAAGCTTGTGTCTAAAGGGGAACATCCTGCAGAAGGCAACCTTTTTATGGTTGGTGATGTAAAGCAGTCCATTTATCGGTTTAGACTGGCTGAGCCAATGCTCTTTTTAAACAAATATAAACACTTTAAAACAGACGGCAATGAAACAGGTAAGAGAATTGATTTAAATAAAAACTTCCGTAGCCGTTCTGATGTTTTAGACTGTACGAACTTTTTGTTCAAACAGCTGATGGGGGAAACAGTTGGAGAAATTGAATATGATGAACAAGCTGAATTAAAGCTTGGGGCGAGTTATCCGCAAAGCAAAGATACAACGACAGAAATGCTCCTTGTCCATCTAGATCAACATGAAGCGGAAAGCGACGAAGAACGAGAAGAACTAGAGACCGTGCAATTTGAGGCGAGGGTCATTGCAAAGAAAATAAAAGAATTGGTTGAACAGCCTTTTCAAGTGTACGATGCAAAACAGCAAATGACCCGCAACTTGCAATATCGAGATATCGTGATTTTGCTTCGTTCTATGCCGTGGGCCCCGCAAATGATGGAGGAATTGAAGAAGCAGGGAATCCCTGTGTATGCGAATCTTTCGTCAGGCTATTTCGAAGCAACAGAGGTGTCTGTGATTCTTTCTCTGTTAAAAGTAATCGATAATCCATATCAGGATATCCCGCTTGCAGCTGTTTTAAGATCACCTATTGTTCATTTAGACGAAAATGAAATGGCACTTATGAGAACGAGTGATAAAAAAGGCACTTATTATGATGCTGTGAAGGCATTCATGAGTGTAACCCATTCTGATCACCCTACATGCAAAAAACTAGAGAGATTCTTCCGATTTCTGCGTAAGTGGCGTGATTTCTCCATGAATCATTCGGTAGCAGAATTGATTTGGGAAGTGTACCGCGATACCCAGTATGTAGATTATGTTGGCGGGATGCCTGGCGGGAAGCAGAGGCAGGCAAATCTTCGTGCTCTTTATGATCGAGCAAAGCAGTATGAAAAGGCTGCCTTTAGAGGACTGTTTCGATTCCTTCGTTTTATTGAAAGAATGCAAGAGCGTGGAGATGATCTTGGAGCAGCGAAAACGTTCAGTGAAACAGAGGACGTTGTTCGCATGATGACGATTCACAGCAGTAAAGGTTTAGAATTTCCAGTTGTCTTTACCGCAGGACTCGGCAGGAACTTTAATATGATGGACTTAAACCAGTCCTACTTGCTCGATAAAGAACTAGGCTTTGGAAGCAAATATATTCATCCAGAGCTGAGAATTAGTTATGCGACATTACCGCTTGTGGCGATGAAAAAAAAGATGAGAAAAGAGTTATTATCTGAAGAGCTGAGGGTTCTATACGTGGCGCTTACAAGGGCCAAGGAAAAATTATTCCTTGTCGGCTCCGTCAAAAATCAGGTGAAAGCATTAAGTAAATGGCAAAATGCCGCAAATGGAGAAGAGTGGCTCCTCCCTGATTTTGAACGATACCAAGCCAAAACTTACTTAGATTTTATAGGACCTGCTCTCATCCGTCATCAAGCGATGTCATCCATTTTAGAAGAAGCAGGCGATGTTGTTCTCTCACATCCATCATCATTCACCATCTCATTTACTCAAGCCTCAGATCTTCTAAAAGAAGATGTGTCACTTGAAAAGAAGCAGCATGACGAAGTGGTACAAGCATTAATGGAAGGTCTTCCTGTTGAAGGACGTGGTGATTATGAAGAGGAGGTTGCCGAGAGACTCTCATGGAAATACCCATATGTAGCGGCCTCGCAAGTCGGTACAAAGCAGTCTGTCTCAGAGATAAAAAGGATGAAAGAAGTACAGGATGAGTACAGTGTTCCTGCTTCTATTCGAAAAGCTCGTGCAACCTTGTATGACCGGCCGGCTTTTATGAAGAAAAAAACACTCACTGCCGCAGAACAAGGTACTGCGATGCATACAGTCATGCAGCACATTCCGCTTCCTTCAGAAGAGCCTTATGATGAATCTCGTATAGAGCAGCTGCTCGATTCCTTGCAGCAGCGAGACTTACTAACAGATGAGCAAATCCTGTCTATTGATCGAGAAGGGATCATGGCCTTCTTTTCTACTTCTATTGGTCAAAAACTGCGGAAAGCGGACTGGGTGAAACGAGAAGTGTCATTTAGTATGATTTTACCTGTCAAAGAGGTGTACAGCCATATTGATGCAGAGGATGAACCTGTGCTTATTCAAGGAATGATTGATTGTTTGTTTGAAGTAGATGGAAAGCTTTATTTACTTGATTATAAAACAGATAGAGTGCAAGGCAGATATTCTGGCGGACTAGAGGCTGCCGAATCGATTTTGAAAAAGCGCTATGAAACCCAATTAGCGTTATACGCAGCAGCAGTAGAACGTTTAACAAACAGATCATTAGAGGGGAAAATTCTCTATTTCTTCGATGGGAATTTAGAAATTTCTTTATAA
- the sbcD gene encoding exonuclease subunit SbcD — translation MRILHTADWHLGKTLEGRSRLDEQAQFLDELYQIVKDEQIDVIVMAGDAFDTVNPPARAEQLFYESLSALSDKGKRQVVVISGNHDNPDRLSAASPLTNDQGIHLIGYPTNDMIRVNVPSSSERLSIAALAYPSEARLNEVLAETFEEKLLRDHYNLKIQQAFQHLSAQFQADTVNIATSHIYVAGGSQTDSERPIEVGGAYTVAAESLPEAACYVALGHLHRPQTIKRAKTIARYSGSPLAYSFSESGYAKSVTIVDAKPNEKASWKEVFLSSGKPLVKWKATEGLSQVHEWLDEKRDLHAWIDLEIHLTDQLSIEEIHQLRKQHSGFVHIRPKFKELEKIEEEKQVEKLSIEERFVKFYERQTGGGLPDEKTVKLFLELANDMQEEEAT, via the coding sequence ATGAGGATTCTGCATACAGCGGATTGGCATCTCGGTAAAACCCTTGAAGGCCGAAGCCGGCTTGACGAGCAAGCTCAGTTTTTAGATGAACTGTATCAAATCGTCAAAGACGAACAAATTGATGTCATTGTGATGGCTGGTGATGCCTTTGATACAGTGAACCCACCTGCTAGAGCAGAGCAGCTTTTTTATGAAAGTCTGTCTGCATTATCTGATAAAGGAAAGCGTCAGGTTGTGGTCATCTCAGGCAACCATGATAATCCGGATCGCTTATCAGCCGCATCTCCTTTAACAAATGATCAGGGGATTCATTTAATTGGCTATCCGACAAATGACATGATCCGCGTCAATGTTCCTTCTTCAAGTGAACGTCTATCCATTGCAGCACTCGCTTATCCGTCCGAGGCGAGGCTAAACGAGGTGCTGGCTGAAACATTTGAAGAGAAACTGCTTCGTGATCATTACAATTTAAAAATACAACAAGCGTTTCAACATTTAAGTGCTCAATTCCAAGCTGATACCGTCAATATCGCAACGAGCCATATTTATGTGGCAGGAGGAAGTCAAACAGATTCAGAAAGACCGATTGAAGTAGGAGGTGCATATACCGTTGCGGCTGAAAGTCTTCCCGAAGCCGCATGTTATGTCGCACTTGGTCATTTGCATCGTCCGCAAACTATCAAACGTGCCAAAACGATTGCCCGCTATTCTGGATCACCGCTTGCTTATAGCTTTTCAGAGTCAGGCTATGCCAAATCAGTCACCATTGTAGATGCAAAGCCTAATGAAAAAGCAAGCTGGAAAGAAGTGTTTTTATCAAGCGGTAAACCACTTGTGAAGTGGAAGGCGACTGAGGGGCTGAGTCAAGTACACGAGTGGCTAGATGAGAAACGGGATCTTCATGCCTGGATTGATTTAGAGATTCATTTAACAGATCAACTGTCAATTGAAGAGATCCATCAGCTCCGAAAGCAGCATAGTGGTTTTGTCCACATTAGACCAAAGTTCAAAGAATTAGAGAAAATAGAAGAAGAAAAACAAGTGGAAAAGCTCTCAATCGAAGAGCGATTCGTGAAATTTTATGAACGCCAGACAGGTGGCGGTCTGCCTGATGAAAAAACAGTCAAGCTGTTTTTAGAGCTTGCCAATGACATGCAAGAGGAGGAAGCGACTTGA
- the addB gene encoding helicase-exonuclease AddAB subunit AddB has product MEIQFLAGRSGSGKTTAILEEIKEQLRLDPLGPPIIFLVPDQMTFLMEYELAKTSEAGGMIRAKVFSFTRLAWSILQQTGGANRQFVTSTGIQMLLRKVIEEQKEKFKVFKKASDKPGFVEQIEKTMAEFKRYCMLPEDIEKISASSMHSEYTEERRAAEKLHDLHVLYQQMEQHLQDEYVHSEDYLTLLTQQIPLSDELKGAHIYIDGFYQFTPQQLLVIEQLLLHATKVTAAFTVDRSYHDTQPNELDLFRMTGKTYFQLYQLAKECGADISENILERNKRHLHTPDLAYLENQYEQRPPQPYQEETPHLTVSKSANKRAEIEGVARDILDLVREDGFRLRDISIVARHVDDYKDTLKEVFRDYDIPFFIDGNESMQYHPLIELIRSSLDVIKGNWRYEAVFRCVKTEFLFPLELAKNKAREQADQLENYCIAYGVKGERWTNSSRFHYRRFQSLDEDFGQTDQEIEMEQMLNDVKEWIVPPLFQLQKRLKKAQKVRDMVEAIYVFLEEIQVPDKLEKARLEAEETGRLAEAMQHGQVWDAVIQLMDEFVEMLGEEELSFPLFQQMMDTGLASLKFALIPPSLDQVFIGSMDLSRMYQVKCTFIIGVNDGVIPARPSDESVLSEDDREWLKRAGAELAETGKERLLDEQFLIYQALSSPSRHLYLSYSASDEEGRSLLPSTFIKYCQELMPNHQHALYVLDPEQLDDEDQLKFIANEHVSLSYTVSQLQQWLNQYPISDVWWSVYNDLMTSPNRDVSKKIMSSLFFTNRAKRLKPNVTKELYGDHIQGSVSRMEKFNACAFSHFASHGLKLKDRQFYKLEAPDIGQLFHSALKHISDTLIEQKKDWKNLTKEDCVTYSRHAIEQLAPRLQKEILLSSNRHAYIKEKLQKILIRVSSILSEHAKVSGFSPVGLELGFGGQGPLPPFTFQLKNGCTMELVGRIDRVDKAEGSKGLLLRIVDYKSSEKGLDLAEVYYGLALQMLTYLDLTITYSKEWLGMEATPAGILYFHIHDPLIQAPIPLAEDEIEQEIFKKFKMKGLLLEDVEAVKLMDQTLESGLSQVIQAGLKKDGSFRSDSAVLSEDHFHILTKHVRRTFKEAGERITNGEVEINPYKLKDQTPCRFCSFKSICQFDESIEDNEFRVLTSEKDDVMIDRIKKEGDQYANTKTE; this is encoded by the coding sequence GTGGAAATTCAGTTTTTAGCAGGCAGATCGGGGAGTGGAAAAACGACTGCAATCTTAGAGGAGATAAAAGAACAGCTTCGGCTTGATCCGTTGGGTCCGCCAATCATTTTTTTAGTCCCGGATCAAATGACATTTTTAATGGAATACGAGCTTGCAAAAACGTCTGAAGCTGGCGGAATGATTAGGGCCAAAGTATTTAGTTTTACTCGTCTTGCTTGGTCTATTTTACAGCAGACTGGCGGAGCGAACCGGCAATTTGTCACAAGCACAGGGATTCAAATGCTTTTAAGAAAAGTGATTGAAGAGCAGAAAGAAAAGTTTAAAGTATTCAAAAAAGCGAGTGATAAGCCGGGGTTTGTTGAGCAAATTGAAAAAACGATGGCTGAATTCAAAAGGTACTGCATGCTGCCGGAGGATATTGAAAAAATTTCAGCGTCCAGCATGCATTCAGAGTATACAGAAGAAAGACGGGCAGCAGAAAAACTGCATGATCTGCATGTTCTTTATCAGCAGATGGAGCAGCATTTACAAGATGAATATGTGCACTCAGAAGATTATTTGACACTTCTTACGCAGCAAATTCCTTTATCTGATGAACTAAAAGGAGCGCATATTTATATAGATGGTTTTTATCAGTTTACCCCGCAGCAGCTTCTCGTCATTGAGCAGCTCCTGCTGCATGCCACAAAAGTAACCGCTGCTTTCACAGTGGATCGTTCATATCATGACACGCAGCCAAATGAACTTGATCTATTTCGCATGACAGGCAAAACGTATTTTCAACTCTATCAGCTTGCCAAAGAGTGCGGAGCGGACATTTCTGAGAACATTTTGGAGAGAAATAAACGGCATCTTCATACACCAGACCTAGCTTATTTAGAAAATCAATATGAGCAGAGACCGCCGCAGCCGTATCAAGAAGAAACGCCTCATCTCACAGTATCTAAAAGTGCAAACAAACGAGCTGAGATTGAGGGAGTAGCGAGAGACATTCTTGATTTAGTGAGAGAGGACGGCTTCAGGTTACGAGATATTTCGATTGTTGCAAGGCATGTAGACGACTATAAAGATACGTTAAAAGAGGTTTTTCGAGATTACGATATTCCTTTTTTTATTGATGGAAATGAATCGATGCAGTATCATCCGCTCATTGAATTGATTCGTTCGAGCTTGGACGTCATAAAAGGGAACTGGCGGTATGAAGCAGTGTTTCGCTGTGTGAAAACAGAGTTCCTATTTCCGCTAGAACTCGCTAAGAACAAAGCGAGAGAACAGGCAGATCAGCTCGAAAACTATTGTATTGCTTATGGTGTAAAAGGGGAACGCTGGACAAACAGCTCCCGTTTTCATTACAGGCGATTCCAATCATTAGATGAAGATTTTGGACAAACAGATCAAGAAATTGAAATGGAACAAATGCTGAATGACGTGAAAGAATGGATTGTTCCCCCTCTTTTTCAATTGCAAAAAAGATTGAAAAAAGCACAAAAGGTGAGGGACATGGTAGAGGCCATCTATGTCTTTCTAGAGGAAATACAAGTGCCGGATAAGCTTGAAAAGGCAAGGCTTGAGGCTGAAGAAACAGGTAGATTAGCTGAAGCGATGCAGCATGGACAAGTATGGGATGCTGTTATTCAATTAATGGATGAATTTGTTGAAATGCTCGGAGAAGAGGAGCTCTCATTTCCTTTATTCCAACAGATGATGGATACAGGTCTAGCATCTCTAAAGTTTGCTTTGATTCCGCCTTCACTTGACCAAGTATTTATCGGAAGTATGGATCTATCTAGAATGTATCAAGTGAAGTGCACGTTTATCATTGGTGTAAATGATGGCGTTATTCCAGCGCGTCCTTCTGATGAAAGTGTATTGTCTGAGGATGACCGGGAATGGTTAAAGCGAGCAGGAGCAGAGCTGGCAGAGACAGGGAAGGAACGGCTGCTAGATGAGCAATTTTTAATTTACCAAGCGTTATCAAGTCCATCCCGTCATTTGTATCTATCCTATTCGGCTTCAGATGAAGAAGGACGTTCTCTATTGCCTTCGACTTTCATCAAGTATTGCCAAGAGCTTATGCCAAATCACCAGCATGCTCTTTATGTGTTAGATCCAGAACAGCTGGATGACGAGGATCAATTAAAATTTATAGCGAATGAGCATGTCTCGTTATCCTATACCGTCTCGCAGCTGCAGCAATGGCTCAATCAATATCCCATCAGCGATGTATGGTGGAGTGTATATAATGATTTAATGACGTCACCCAATCGGGATGTATCAAAAAAGATCATGTCAAGTTTGTTTTTTACAAATAGAGCGAAGCGCTTAAAGCCAAATGTCACAAAAGAGCTTTACGGTGATCATATTCAAGGCAGTGTTTCAAGGATGGAGAAATTCAATGCGTGTGCATTTTCTCACTTTGCTTCTCACGGGTTAAAACTAAAGGATCGACAATTTTACAAATTGGAAGCACCCGATATCGGTCAGCTGTTTCACTCAGCTTTAAAACATATTTCAGATACGCTCATTGAACAAAAAAAGGATTGGAAGAACTTAACGAAGGAAGATTGTGTCACCTACTCAAGACATGCGATTGAACAGCTTGCTCCGCGTCTGCAAAAGGAAATTTTATTAAGCTCTAATCGGCATGCTTATATTAAAGAAAAACTTCAGAAGATCCTGATTCGCGTCTCTTCTATATTAAGTGAACATGCCAAAGTGAGTGGATTTTCTCCAGTTGGACTTGAATTAGGTTTTGGAGGTCAAGGGCCTCTGCCGCCGTTTACTTTTCAATTGAAAAATGGCTGTACGATGGAGCTTGTCGGAAGAATAGACCGAGTGGATAAAGCAGAAGGTTCAAAAGGGCTGCTTTTGAGAATTGTCGACTATAAGTCCAGCGAGAAAGGGCTTGATTTAGCAGAGGTATACTATGGCTTGGCCTTGCAAATGCTCACTTACTTAGACCTGACAATTACTTATTCTAAAGAATGGCTAGGCATGGAGGCGACTCCTGCTGGAATTTTATATTTCCATATTCATGATCCTCTCATTCAAGCGCCTATTCCGCTCGCAGAGGATGAAATTGAGCAGGAAATATTCAAGAAATTTAAAATGAAGGGTCTGCTGCTTGAAGATGTAGAAGCAGTAAAACTAATGGATCAAACGCTTGAGTCAGGATTATCCCAAGTCATTCAAGCGGGCTTGAAAAAGGATGGATCTTTCCGTTCGGATTCTGCAGTTTTAAGTGAAGATCATTTCCACATACTCACCAAACACGTTCGGCGCACTTTTAAAGAGGCAGGAGAAAGAATTACGAACGGTGAGGTAGAAATTAATCCATATAAATTGAAGGATCAAACACCTTGCCGCTTTTGTTCATTCAAGTCTATTTGCCAGTTTGATGAATCAATAGAGGACAATGAATTTAGAGTGCTCACATCAGAGAAAGATGATGTCATGATAGACCGGATCAAAAAAGAAGGAGATCAGTATGCAAATACCAAAACCGAATAA